One region of Fragaria vesca subsp. vesca linkage group LG4, FraVesHawaii_1.0, whole genome shotgun sequence genomic DNA includes:
- the LOC101300902 gene encoding protein PLANT CADMIUM RESISTANCE 3-like, which yields MSEPWNSGLLDCFSDPKSCCLTYLCPCVTFGRIVEIADKGSTSCCLGGAAYVLVALMFGCPCLLSFRYRSRLRQQYSLEGNSCGDCLVHCFCETCALCQEYRELQSRGFNMSIDGKEIWMQRTTKWQWAQFPPWWREA from the exons ATGTCCGAGCCTTGGAATTCCGGCCTCCTTGACTGCTTCTCCGATCCCAAAAGCT GCTGCCTAACATATTTGTGTCCTTGCGTCACCTTTGGCCGGATAGTTGAGATTGCGGATAAAGGATCTACAT CTTGTTGTTTAGGTGGAGCAGCGTATGTGTTGGTAGCTCTTATGTTTGGTTGTCCTTGCCTCTTATCTTTTCGCTACCGATCCAGACTGAGGCAGCAGTATTCTTTGGAAGGGAACTCTTGTGGTGATTGTTTGGTTCACTGCTTCTGCGAGACCTGCGCCTTGTGCCAGGAGTATCGTGAGCTCCAAAGTCGCGGTTTCAACATGTCCATTG ATGGCAAGGAAATATGGATGCAAAGAACCACAAAGTGGCAATGGGCTCAGTTCCCCCCGTGGTGGAGGGAGGCATGA